In the genome of Gadus morhua chromosome 14, gadMor3.0, whole genome shotgun sequence, one region contains:
- the mapk6 gene encoding mitogen-activated protein kinase 6, producing MAEKFESLMNIHGFDIGPRYMDLKPLGYGGNGLVFCAVDTACDKCVAVKKIVLTDPQSVKHALREIKIIRRLDHDNIVKVFETLGPSGQRLTEDVVSLAEVNSVYIVQEYMDTDLCKVLERGLLSEGHARLFVYQLLRGLKYIHSANVLHRDLKPANLFVNTEDLVLKIGDFGLARIMDPHYSHKGHLSEGLVTKWYRSPRLLLSPNNYTKAIDMWAAGCIFAEMLTGKTLFAGAHELEQMQMILESIPVLREEDRQELHGVIPVFIRRDMSQPHTPLVKLLPNVSPQALDFLEKILTFNPIDRLTAEEAMAHPYMSGYSFPLDEPIALHPFHIEDEVDDILLMDQSHSHPWDRYHDSQMSEVDWHLHSTHDPDEVQLDPRALSDVTDEEEVQVDPRKYTDGEWEKFFDEPSYDHSSLFPVESQWHEDDEDDDHPHHYHHYHHYHENKYCDQECGRNCNYKAASPSYLDSLIWRDSEVNHYYEPKLIIDLSNWKEQQSKEKEERKAKSKCEVNGLVKAQIAHKEGLQDQGPFEKDSEQEKHQTQVNPTPQNPGFDFDSFIAGTIKLSLQPEPFQEVGLLNELNSSVSQLEASRSASVPKSISQEKEEKCLVNLAQLGGGGGPGETARPLNPWGCFGGGEPADDGGRPINEVCWDVGEEEQKPTPYTSYLDRLFSRREDGGAGQTPEGPPPPEEPSEDKEREACFLGSNDKLDFNLQLDSLDLPGFNCSDDLPLKSIQATLAPAAVKCSPQIAHKTYSSIFKHLN from the exons ATGGCTGAAAAGTTTGAGTCCCTGATGAACATACATGGCTTTGACATTGGTCCTCGCTACATGGACCTAAAGCCCCTAGGCTATGGAGGTAATGGCCTAGTGTTTTGCGCCGTAGACACTGCATGTGACAAATGTGTCGCGGTCAAGAAGATTGTCCTTACCGACCCCCAGAGCGTCAAGCACGCCCTCCGGGAAATTAAAATCATCCGTCGCCTCGACCATGACAACATCGTCAAG GTGTTTGAGACGTTGGGCCCCAGTGGTCAAAGGCTAACGGAGGACGTGGTGTCTCTGGCCGAGGTCAACTCGGTATACATTGTGCAGGAGTACATGGATACGGATTTGTGTAAGGTGCTGGAGCGGGGCCTCCTGTCCGAGGGCCACGCCAGGCTATTTGTGTACCAGTTACTCAGGGGCCTCAAGTACATCCACTCTGCCAACGTGCTGCACCGTGACCTCAAGCCCGCCAACCTGTTTGTCAACACAGAGGACCTGGTCCTGAAGATTGGCGACTTTGGCCTGGCACGTATCATGGACCCACACTACTCTCACAAG GGTCATCTGTCTGAGGGCCTGGTCACCAAATGGTACAGATCTCCCCGGTTGCTGCTGTCCCCCAACAACTACACAAAAGCCATCGACATGTGGGCAGCTGGCTGCATCTTCGCCGAGATGCTCACGGGGAAAACGCTGTTTGCGG GGGCCCATGAGCTGGAGCAGATGCAGATGATCCTGGAATCAATCCCTGTGCTACGGGAGGAGGATCGCCAGGAGCTACACGGTGTCATCCCAGTGTTCATCCGCCGCGACATGTCCCAGCCACACACCCCCCTTGTAAAGCTGCTGCCTAATGTCAGCCCCCAGG CGCTCGATTTCTTGGAGAAGATCTTGACCTTCAACCCCATCGACCGCCTGACGGCGGAGGAGGCCATGGCCCACCCCTACATGTCGGGCTACTCCTTCCCCCTGGACGAGCCCATCGCCCTGCATCCATTCCACATTGAGGACGAGGTGGACGACATCCTGCTCATGGACCAGAGCCACAGCCACCCCTGGGAcag GTACCATGACAGCCAGATGTCCGAGGTTGACTGGCATCTGCATAGCACCCACGACCCAGACGAGGTGCAGTTGGACCCGCGGGCCCTCTCTGACGTCACAGATGAGGAAGAGGTCCAG GTTGACCCCCGCAAGTATACTGACGGCGAGTGGGAAAAGTTCTTCGATGAGCCGTCTTATGACCACTCGTCTCTATTCCCGGTGGAGAGCCAGTGGCACGAGGATGACGAGGATGAcgaccacccccaccactatcaccactaccaccactaccacgaAAACAAGTACTGTGACCAGGAGTGCGGCCGCAATTGCAACTACAAAGCTGCGTCCCCCTCCTACCTTGACAGCCTTATCTGGCGCGACAGCGAGGTCAACCACTACTACGAGCCCAAGCTTATCATTGACCTGTCCAACTGGAAGGAGCAGCAGAGCAAGGAAAAGGAAGAGCGCAAGGCCAAGAGTAAGTGTGAGGTAAATGGCCTTGTCAAGGCCCAGATTGCCCATAAGGAGGGGCTGCAGGACCAGGGCCCCTTTGAGAAGGACAGCGAGCAGGAGAAGCACCAGACGCAGGTCAACCCCACTCCACAGAACCCGGGCTTTGACTTTGACTCCTTTATTGCTGGCACCATCAAGCTCAGTCTGCAGCCGGAGCCCTTCCAGGAAGTGGGCCTCCTCAACGAGCTCAACTCCTCCGTCTCCCAGCTGGAGGCATCACGCTCGGCTTCTGTGCCCAAGTCCATCagccaggagaaggaggagaagtgcCTTGTCAACCTGGCAcagctgggtggtggtggggggcctgGGGAGACGGCCCGGCCCCTCAACCCCTGGGGGTGCTTCGGAGGTGGAGAGCCGGCAGACGATGGCGGCCGGCCGATCAATGAAGTGTGCTGGGACgtcggagaggaggagcagaagccGACCCCGTACACAAGCTACCTGGACCGCCTGTTCAGCCGAAGGGAGGACGGCGGGGCAGGGCAGACTCCCGagggccccccaccccctgagGAGCCGTCGGAAGACAAAGAGCGTGAGGCGTGCTTCCTGGGTAGCAACGACAAGCTGGATTTTAACCTGCAGCTGGATTCTCTGGATCTGCCCGGCTTCAACTGCTCAGACGACCTGCCGCTGAAGTCCATCCAGGCAACGCTGGCACCAGCTGCCGTCAAATGCTCGCCGCAAATTGCCCACAAGACCTACAGCAGCATCTTCAAGCATCTAAATTGA